Proteins from a genomic interval of Lysobacter arenosi:
- a CDS encoding NADH-quinone oxidoreductase subunit M: MLSLLIWLPILGGFATLAFGNERASAARWFATAVALVTMAVNIPMFTAFDMTTPAMQFVENKAWIPAYDIRYHLGVDGISAALIGLTTLTTLLAMVGAWTSIDKRVSQYYAAFLILEGLMIGVFSALDSMLFYVFFEGMLIPMFIIIGVWGGPRRVYASIKFFLYTFLGSLFMLLGLIYLYLKGGSWQLSDMYSLSLTATEQMWLFFGFLIAFAVKVPMFPVHTWLPDAHVEAPTAGSVILAAIMLKIGGYGFIRFVLPIVPDAGAEWAWLVIALSLIAVVYVGLVALAQDDMKKLIAYSSVSHMGFVTLGIFIAFALVREAGNTEGARLGLQGAMVQMISHGFVSGAMFSCVGVLYDRMHTRMIKDYGGVANVMPWFAAFIVLFAMANSGLPGTSGFVGEFMVILASFQQHPLIGFVAATTLIIGAAYTLWLVKRTIWGEVGNAHVAELEDVNAREAFVLGVFAAGVLILGLWPKPLTDLMEPAIANLATQIASSKL; this comes from the coding sequence CTGCTCAGCCTGCTGATCTGGCTGCCGATCCTTGGCGGCTTCGCCACCCTCGCGTTCGGCAACGAACGCGCCAGTGCAGCACGCTGGTTCGCCACCGCCGTGGCGCTGGTGACGATGGCCGTGAACATCCCCATGTTCACCGCGTTCGACATGACCACCCCGGCCATGCAGTTCGTCGAGAACAAGGCCTGGATCCCGGCCTACGACATCCGCTATCACCTCGGCGTGGACGGAATCTCGGCCGCGCTGATCGGCCTGACCACGCTGACCACGCTGTTGGCGATGGTCGGCGCCTGGACTTCGATCGACAAGCGCGTCAGCCAGTACTACGCCGCCTTCCTGATCCTGGAAGGCCTGATGATCGGCGTGTTCTCTGCGCTGGATTCGATGCTGTTCTATGTCTTCTTCGAAGGCATGCTGATCCCGATGTTCATCATCATCGGTGTCTGGGGCGGCCCGCGTCGCGTCTACGCCTCGATCAAGTTCTTCCTGTACACGTTCCTCGGCTCGCTGTTCATGCTGCTGGGCCTGATCTACCTGTACCTCAAGGGCGGTAGCTGGCAGCTGTCGGACATGTACTCGCTGTCGCTGACGGCAACCGAGCAGATGTGGCTGTTCTTTGGCTTCCTGATCGCCTTCGCGGTCAAGGTGCCGATGTTCCCGGTCCACACCTGGTTGCCCGATGCGCACGTCGAGGCGCCGACCGCCGGTTCGGTGATCCTGGCGGCGATCATGCTGAAGATCGGTGGCTACGGCTTCATCCGTTTCGTCCTTCCGATCGTTCCTGACGCCGGCGCCGAGTGGGCCTGGCTGGTGATCGCGCTGAGCCTGATCGCGGTGGTCTACGTCGGCCTGGTCGCGCTGGCGCAGGACGACATGAAGAAGCTGATCGCCTATTCGTCGGTCTCGCACATGGGCTTCGTCACCCTGGGCATCTTCATCGCCTTTGCCCTGGTCCGCGAAGCCGGCAACACCGAAGGCGCACGCCTGGGCCTGCAGGGTGCCATGGTGCAGATGATCAGCCACGGCTTCGTCTCGGGCGCGATGTTCAGCTGCGTCGGCGTGCTCTACGACCGCATGCACACCCGCATGATCAAGGACTACGGCGGCGTCGCCAACGTGATGCCGTGGTTCGCCGCCTTCATCGTGCTGTTCGCCATGGCCAACTCGGGCCTGCCGGGCACGTCGGGTTTCGTCGGTGAGTTCATGGTGATCCTGGCGTCGTTCCAGCAGCACCCGCTGATCGGTTTCGTTGCTGCCACCACGCTGATCATCGGTGCGGCCTACACGCTGTGGCTGGTCAAGCGCACCATCTGGGGCGAGGTCGGCAACGCCCACGTCGCCGAGCTGGAGGACGTCAATGCACGCGAAGCGTTCGTGCTGGGCGTGTTCGCTGCCGGCGTGCTGATCCTGGGCCTGTGGCCGAAGCCGCTGACGGACCTGATGGAACCCGCGATTGCGAATCTGGCGACGCAGATCGCCTCGTCGAAGCTTTGA
- the nuoN gene encoding NADH-quinone oxidoreductase subunit NuoN produces the protein MIMPVRTAADLMPLLPELVVILGAFALLMLDLFIDERRRVISHVFAIAVLAVATTLIACGVGEHGTFLGGMFVRDTAADVMKITIGIVSILAMIYTWPYLRARELYKGEVSVLMLFATAGMMFLVSSGSLVMVYLGLEMLALCSYALVAIDRDSPLASEAAIKYFVLGALASGLLLYGLSLIYGATGSLQLDQIATAAQAKIADGSSLMLITGVVFVVAGIAFKFGAAPFHMWLPDVYHGAPTPITLFIGSAPKLAAFGMTYRLLEVGAAPFEDQWRLLLAGIAVLSLAIGNLSAMVQSNLKRLLAYSTVSHVGFLFVGLAGGGREGFAAALFYAISYAIMSAAAFGAIVVLSRRGFEADRIDDYKGLNARSPWMAGLVLCVMASLAGVPPFLGFWSKLAVLRAALQGDMLWLTLVGVVFAVVGAFYYLRVIKVMYFDEPEGPPMEPSSDRPLRIVFGVNALALLALGLAWSPIMAWCQRAFAG, from the coding sequence ATGATCATGCCTGTACGCACCGCCGCCGACCTGATGCCGCTGCTCCCAGAGCTGGTGGTGATCCTGGGCGCGTTCGCGCTGCTGATGCTCGACCTGTTCATCGACGAGCGCCGCCGCGTCATCAGCCACGTCTTCGCCATCGCCGTGCTGGCGGTCGCGACCACGCTGATCGCCTGTGGTGTCGGCGAGCACGGGACCTTCCTCGGCGGCATGTTCGTGCGCGACACGGCGGCCGACGTCATGAAGATCACGATAGGGATCGTCTCGATTCTGGCGATGATCTACACCTGGCCGTACCTGCGCGCCCGCGAGCTGTACAAGGGTGAAGTCTCGGTGCTGATGCTGTTCGCCACCGCCGGCATGATGTTCCTGGTGTCGTCGGGCAGCCTGGTGATGGTCTACCTCGGCCTGGAAATGCTGGCGCTGTGCTCCTACGCACTGGTCGCGATTGACCGCGACAGCCCGCTGGCCTCGGAAGCGGCGATCAAGTACTTCGTCCTCGGTGCGCTCGCCTCGGGCCTGCTGCTGTACGGCCTGTCGCTGATCTACGGCGCCACCGGCTCGCTGCAGCTCGACCAGATCGCCACCGCGGCGCAGGCCAAGATCGCCGATGGCTCGTCGCTGATGCTGATCACCGGCGTCGTCTTCGTCGTTGCCGGCATTGCCTTCAAGTTCGGTGCGGCGCCGTTCCACATGTGGCTGCCGGACGTCTACCACGGCGCGCCGACGCCGATCACGCTGTTCATCGGTTCGGCGCCCAAGCTGGCCGCGTTCGGCATGACCTACCGCCTGCTCGAAGTCGGCGCTGCCCCGTTCGAGGACCAGTGGCGCCTGCTGCTGGCCGGCATCGCGGTGCTGTCGCTGGCGATCGGCAACCTCAGCGCGATGGTGCAGAGCAACCTCAAGCGACTGCTGGCGTACTCGACCGTGTCGCACGTGGGCTTCCTGTTCGTCGGCCTGGCCGGTGGCGGTCGCGAAGGGTTCGCCGCGGCGCTGTTCTATGCGATCAGCTACGCGATCATGTCGGCGGCAGCCTTCGGCGCGATCGTGGTGCTGTCGCGTCGCGGCTTCGAGGCCGATCGCATCGACGACTACAAGGGACTCAATGCCCGCAGTCCGTGGATGGCCGGTCTGGTGCTGTGCGTGATGGCCTCGCTGGCAGGCGTGCCGCCGTTCCTCGGCTTCTGGTCGAAGCTGGCCGTGCTGCGCGCAGCGCTGCAGGGCGACATGCTGTGGCTGACCCTGGTCGGCGTGGTGTTCGCGGTGGTTGGCGCGTTCTACTACCTGCGCGTGATCAAGGTGATGTACTTCGACGAGCCGGAAGGCCCGCCGATGGAGCCGAGCAGCGACCGTCCGCTGCGCATCGTGTTCGGCGTCAATGCACTGGCGCTGCTCGCGCTGGGCCTGGCGTGGAGTCCGATCATGGCGTGGTGCCAGCGCGCATTCGCAGGTTGA
- the rimP gene encoding ribosome maturation factor RimP: MSDKAVEIARLLTPTVQSLGVELLGAEYLPAPGSAVLRLYIDVPAGQETDADGQPRSVTIEDCEAVSREVSAQLDVEDPISGMYTLEVSSPGIDRPLFTLEHYQRFLGETAKVGLKLPQDGRRRLTGKIARVDGDTVVFHIDGVEANEFAVAVGNIDKARLVPDWAALGFAPVKPGKDKPAQGAPEKKRRPAKGKK; encoded by the coding sequence GTGTCTGATAAAGCTGTCGAAATCGCCAGGCTGCTCACCCCGACCGTCCAGTCGCTGGGTGTCGAGCTGCTCGGTGCCGAATACCTGCCGGCTCCCGGCAGCGCGGTGCTGCGTCTGTACATCGACGTGCCTGCGGGTCAGGAGACGGACGCGGACGGGCAGCCGCGCTCGGTCACGATCGAGGATTGCGAGGCGGTCAGCCGCGAGGTGTCCGCGCAGCTCGACGTCGAGGATCCGATCAGCGGTATGTACACGCTGGAAGTGTCGTCGCCGGGTATCGATCGGCCGCTGTTCACGCTCGAGCATTACCAGCGCTTCCTCGGCGAGACCGCGAAGGTCGGCCTGAAGCTGCCGCAGGACGGGCGTCGCCGCCTGACCGGGAAGATTGCCCGTGTCGATGGCGACACCGTGGTGTTCCACATTGATGGCGTCGAGGCGAACGAATTCGCTGTCGCCGTCGGCAACATCGACAAGGCGCGCCTGGTCCCGGATTGGGCCGCTTTGGGATTCGCTCCGGTCAAGCCCGGAAAAGACAAGCCTGCACAGGGCGCGCCTGAAAAGAAGCGCCGTCCTGCGAAAGGCAAGAAGTAA
- the nuoL gene encoding NADH-quinone oxidoreductase subunit L, translated as MEHALSKTVLLAIVLAPLLGAIIAGLFRRQVGRAGAHWVTIIGVAVSCLLSIQVLWQLVGQGAAPFNENVYTWFQVGGFEAHVGFMVDKLTAMMMVVVTFVSLLVHIYTIGYMAEDDGYQRFFSYISLFTFSMLMLVMSNNFLQLFFGWEAVGLVSYLLIGFWFKRPTAVFANLKAFLVNRVGDFGFLLGIAGVLMMFGTLDYSEVFANAPRFVGAQMQHFWPTLTASGWTAGMAGWSMFTLICVCLFIGAMGKSAQVPLHVWLPDSMEGPTPISALIHAATMVTAGIFMVARMSPLFEHSQTALNFVLFIGATTAFWTGLIGIVQNDIKRVVAYSTLSQLGYMTVALGVSAYSAGVYHLMTHAFFKALLFLGAGSVIIGMHHEQDMRRMGGLKKYMPITYWTMLIGTLALVGTPFFSGFYSKDTIIEAAAHNAHEAHNWIATYAYWAVLLGAFVTAFYSFRLLYLTFHGKERFHDPVPDHYVAPEADSSEHEAALAEEHGHGGHAKHDDHGHGHDDHAHTPHESPWVVTVPLILLAIPSILIGFFSVGPMLFGTDVSGHHKQLPFFLGAIDVPEAHDVIGKLAEEFHGPVAFALHGFMAPAFWLAFAGFALATIMYWWKPELPAKARKLFAWPVRVLENKYGMDNLWIDGFAGGGLGLGKASRAVDTYVIDGAAVNGSARVVDLVARLTRRMQSGYLYHYAFAMIIGLIALLAILIRYWR; from the coding sequence GTGGAGCATGCACTCTCCAAGACGGTCCTGCTGGCGATCGTGCTCGCGCCGCTGCTTGGCGCGATCATCGCCGGCCTGTTCCGTCGCCAGGTCGGCCGTGCCGGCGCCCACTGGGTGACGATCATCGGCGTGGCCGTGAGCTGCCTGCTGTCGATCCAGGTGCTGTGGCAGCTGGTCGGGCAGGGCGCCGCGCCGTTCAACGAGAACGTCTACACCTGGTTCCAGGTCGGCGGCTTCGAGGCACACGTCGGCTTCATGGTCGACAAGCTGACCGCGATGATGATGGTGGTTGTCACCTTCGTCTCGCTGCTGGTGCACATCTACACCATCGGCTACATGGCCGAGGACGATGGCTACCAGCGCTTCTTCAGCTACATCTCGCTGTTCACCTTCTCGATGTTGATGCTCGTCATGAGCAACAACTTCCTGCAGCTGTTCTTCGGCTGGGAAGCGGTGGGCCTGGTCTCGTACCTGCTGATCGGCTTCTGGTTCAAGCGCCCGACCGCGGTGTTCGCCAACCTCAAGGCGTTCCTGGTCAACCGCGTCGGCGACTTCGGCTTCCTGCTCGGCATCGCCGGCGTGCTGATGATGTTCGGCACGCTCGACTACTCGGAAGTGTTCGCCAACGCCCCGCGCTTCGTCGGCGCGCAGATGCAGCACTTCTGGCCAACGCTGACGGCGAGCGGCTGGACCGCGGGCATGGCCGGCTGGTCGATGTTCACGCTGATCTGCGTGTGCCTGTTCATCGGCGCCATGGGCAAGTCGGCGCAGGTGCCGCTGCACGTGTGGCTGCCTGACTCGATGGAAGGCCCGACGCCTATCTCCGCGCTGATCCATGCCGCGACGATGGTCACCGCCGGCATCTTCATGGTCGCGCGCATGTCGCCGCTGTTCGAGCACTCGCAGACTGCACTGAACTTCGTTCTGTTCATCGGTGCCACGACCGCCTTCTGGACCGGCCTGATCGGCATCGTCCAGAACGACATCAAGCGCGTGGTCGCGTACTCGACGCTGTCGCAGCTGGGCTACATGACCGTCGCTCTGGGCGTGTCGGCGTACAGCGCCGGCGTCTACCACCTGATGACCCACGCCTTCTTCAAGGCGCTGCTGTTCCTCGGTGCCGGCTCGGTGATCATCGGCATGCACCACGAGCAGGACATGCGTCGCATGGGTGGCCTGAAGAAGTACATGCCGATCACCTACTGGACGATGCTGATCGGCACGCTGGCCCTGGTCGGCACGCCGTTCTTCAGCGGCTTCTACTCGAAGGACACCATCATCGAGGCCGCCGCGCACAACGCCCACGAAGCGCACAACTGGATCGCCACCTACGCCTACTGGGCGGTGCTGCTGGGTGCATTCGTGACCGCGTTCTACAGCTTCCGCCTGCTGTACCTGACCTTCCACGGCAAGGAGCGCTTCCACGATCCGGTGCCCGACCATTACGTCGCGCCGGAAGCGGATTCGTCCGAGCATGAGGCCGCGCTGGCCGAAGAACACGGTCACGGCGGCCATGCCAAGCACGATGACCATGGCCACGGCCACGATGACCACGCCCACACTCCGCACGAGTCGCCGTGGGTGGTGACGGTGCCGCTGATCCTGCTGGCGATTCCGTCGATCCTGATCGGTTTCTTCAGCGTTGGTCCGATGCTGTTCGGTACCGATGTGTCGGGTCACCACAAGCAGCTGCCGTTCTTCCTCGGCGCGATCGACGTGCCGGAAGCGCACGACGTGATCGGCAAGCTGGCCGAAGAGTTCCATGGCCCGGTGGCCTTCGCGCTGCACGGCTTCATGGCGCCGGCGTTCTGGCTGGCCTTCGCCGGCTTCGCCCTGGCCACGATCATGTACTGGTGGAAGCCGGAACTGCCGGCCAAGGCCCGCAAGCTGTTTGCATGGCCGGTGCGCGTGCTCGAGAACAAGTACGGCATGGACAACCTGTGGATCGACGGTTTCGCCGGTGGCGGCCTCGGCCTGGGCAAGGCTTCGCGCGCGGTCGACACCTACGTCATTGACGGTGCCGCCGTGAACGGCAGCGCCCGCGTCGTCGACCTGGTTGCACGCCTGACCCGCCGGATGCAGTCCGGTTACCTCTACCACTACGCCTTCGCGATGATCATCGGCCTGATTGCACTCCTGGCCATCCTCATCCGTTACTGGCGCTAA